The Hevea brasiliensis isolate MT/VB/25A 57/8 chromosome 1, ASM3005281v1, whole genome shotgun sequence genome has a window encoding:
- the LOC110634262 gene encoding subtilisin-like protease 3 has translation MENKRCKILSTILLVILLILPLVFSSSHATTKSAIHSSNSDAIEKEESNLETYIVLLQKPEGNDFTESKDLHSWYQSFLPENTFSSNQPRLIHSYRHVATGFATKLTADEVKAMETKKGYVSARPQRLVPLHTTHTPSFLGLQQNVGLWTSSNYGKGVIIGLVDTGITPDHPSFSDEGMPPPPAKWKGKCEHKTSCNNKLIGARNFATDSNNILDDYQHGTHTAGTAAGSPVQGANYYGQANGTAIGMAPLAHLAMYKVFGRADKASESEILAAMDAAIEDGVDVLSLSLGIGSLPFYDDVIALGAYAAIQKGIFVSCSAGNSGPDSRSLSNEAPWILNVGASTVDRAIRATVLLGNNTELNGESLNQPEDFPSTLLPLVYAGVNGNPSSAFCDTGSLANVDVKGKIVLCEGGGNGTFEKGLEVKRNGGTAMIVMNDEFDGFVTIADRQALPASLVSYMAGLAIKAYIKSTSSPTATILFKGTVTGLPEAPQVAEFSSRGPSIASPGILKPDIIGPGVSILAAWPFSVDNTANKFAMISGTSMSCPHLSGIAALLKNAHPDWSPAAIKSAIMTTAKLVDLGGKPISDEQFVTASLFDIGAGHVNPSRANDPGLVYDIQPDDYIPYLCGLGYSNKQIGLIVQRTVNCSSDSSIPEAQLNYPSFSIRLGSTPQTYTRTMTNVGQPNSTYSLQIIAPEGVNVKVTPDKISFSGMNQKATYSVTFSKNGCKYGTSFAQGYLNWMADGYSVRSPIAVFSGDCNGGQLLTPLFFHILFIYIYIISNL, from the exons ATGGAAAACAAAAGGTGCAAAATATTGTCAACCATTTTACTTGTGATTCTCCTTATTCTCCCTTTAGTGTTTAGCTCTTCCCATGCAACCACCAAATCAGCAATCCATTCATCAAATAGTGATGCAATTGAGAAAGAGGAAAGCAACTTAGAGACCTATATTGTCCTCTTACAGAAACCTGAGGGCAATGATTTCACAGAGTCCAAAGATTTACATAGCTGGTACCAATCATTTTTACCAGAGAATACATTTAGCTCAAACCAACCACGTTTGATACATTCCTACCGCCATGTGGCTACAGGATTTGCTACAAAACTTACGGCAGATGAAGTAAAGGCAATGGAAACTAAGAAAGGGTACGTGTCAGCCCGTCCTCAAAGGTTGGTGCCTCTACACACAACCCATACTCCTAGCTTCTTAGGGCTGCAACAAAATGTAGggctttggacttcttcaaattATGGCAAGGGAGTCATTATTGGACTTGTCGATACTGGAATAACGCCTGATCATCCTTCATTTAGTGATGAAGGAATGCCGCCTCCACCAGCGAAATGGAAAGGGAAATGCGAGCATAAAACATCATGCAATAATAAGCTTATTGGTGCAAGAAATTTTGCCACTGACAGTAATAATATATTGGATGACTACCAGCATGGGACTCACACAGCTGGCACAGCAGCTGGAAGTCCTGTGCAAGGTGCCAATTACTATGGGCAGGCTAATGGCACTGCAATTGGCATGGCCCCACTAGCCCACTTGGCAATGTATAAAGTTTTTGGCAGAGCTGATAAGGCTTCTGAGAGTGAGATATTGGCTGCAATGGATGCTGCAATTGAGGATGGTGTTGATgtactttctctttctcttggaaTCGGCTCTCTTCCTTTCTATGATGACGTGATTGCACTTGGTGCATATGCAGCTATTCAAAAGGGGATCTTTGTGAGTTGCTCAGCAGGAAATTCTGGACCCGATAGTAGGTCTTTATCAAATGAGGCGCCATGGATTTTAAATGTAGGGGCAAGCACTGTAGACAGAGCAATAAGAGCAACAGTATTACTTGGAAATAACACAGAGCTAAATGGCGAATCCCTTAACCAACCTGAAGATTTCCCTTCAACGCTGCTACCACTTGTTTATGCAGGTGTAAATGGTAATCCATCATCTGCTTTCTGCGATACGGGATCATTGGCAAATGTTGATGTCAAAGGCAAGATAGTGTTGTGTGAGGGAGGAGGGAATGGAACATTTGAAAAAGGCCTAGAAGTGAAAAGAAATGGAGGCACTGCCATGATTGTAATGAATGATGAGTTTGACGGCTTTGTTACCATAGCCGATCGTCAAGCGCTCCCCGCATCACTTGTAAGTTACATGGCGGGATTAGCAATCAAAGCCTATATAAAGTCCACATCATCGCCAACGGCTACAATCTTGTTCAAGGGAACTGTAACCGGCTTACCAGAAGCTCCTCAAGTTGCTGAATTTTCCTCAAGAGGTCCAAGCATTGCAAGTCCTGGGATCTTGAAACCCGACATTATAGGCCCTGGTGTAAGTATTTTAGCTGCCTGGCCATTTTCAGTAGACAATACTGCCAACAAGTTCGCTATGATCTCTGGCACCTCAATGTCCTGCCCTCATCTTAGTGGTATTGCTGCTCTACTAAAAAATGCCCATCCTGACTGGTCACCTGCTGCCATAAAATCTGCCATTATGACCACTGCTAAGTTAGTTGATCTTGGAGGCAAACCCATTTCTGATGAACAGTTTGTTACAGCCTCACTCTTTGACATTGGTGCAGGCCATGTGAACCCATCAAGAGCAAATGATCCGGGGCTTGTTTACGATATCCAACCTGACGATTACATCCCTTACTTATGTGGATTAGGTTATTCTAACAAACAGATAGGACTCATCGTGCAACGCACGGTGAACTGTTCAAGTGATTCAAGCATACCTGAAGCTCAATTGAATTATCCGTCATTTTCCATCAGATTGGGATCCACTCCACAAACATACACAAGAACAATGACAAATGTTGGCCAGCCTAACTCAACCTACAGCCTTCAAATCATTGCACCAGAAGGTGTAAATGTTAAGGTAACCCCTGACAAGATCAGTTTCAGTGGGATGAACCAGAAAGCAACATACTCGGTAACATTCAGCAAAAATGGATGCAAATATGGTACATCATTTGCCCAGGGATACTTGAATTGGATGGCTGACGGATATAGTGTTAGAAGCCCAATTGCTGTCTTCAGTGGCGATTGTAATGGGGGTCAATTATTGACCCCTCTTTTTTTTCATATACTctttatatacatatacataatat CAAATTTGTAA
- the LOC110634250 gene encoding protein NODULATION SIGNALING PATHWAY 1-like — protein sequence MTLEEPEPNHISDHILDWLEDSASFLPSFLDDPYNASDINSYQWWNQTEEICQDPINTNTSLSSSTNTTLNADSISLIGASDPTTSSHQQPSNLSRKREATDDPVPETSQNHHHQRKKQNHRISNEDQDGEQAAVEVVAGKRSNGNKKSNSKSTGNNGNNGNNREGRWAEHLLNPCAAAITIGNLSRVQHLLYVLHELASSTGDANHRLAFYGLRALTHYLSPSTSSASIGPISFASTEPKFFQRTLLKFYEVSPWFAFPNNIANSSILQILAQELDHKRNLHILDIGVSHGVQWPTLLEALTRRPGGPPPLVRITVITATVENDQNTETPFSVGPPGDNFSTRLLSFAKSMNINLQINRLENHPLQNLNGQVININPEETLIVCAQFRLHHLNHNPPDERTEFLRILKGLEPKGVIISENNTDCSCNSCGDFATGFSRRVDYLWKFLDSTSSAFKGRESEERRVMEGEAAKALTNRGEMNEGKEKWCERMRGVGFVGEVFGEDTIDGGRALLRKYDSNWEMRTEEKDGCIGLWWKGLPVSFCSLWKLDLKGNES from the coding sequence ATGACTCTAGAAGAACCAGAGCCAAACCACATTTCAGATCACATATTGGATTGGTTAGAAGATTCAGCATCTTTCCTGCCTTCCTTCTTGGATGATCCTTACAATGCTAGTGATATCAATAGCTATCAATGGTGGAATCAAACTGAAGAAATTTGCCAAGATCCGATCAACACTAACACTAGTCTCAGTAGTAGCACCAACACCACCTTAAATGCAGATTCCATCAGCCTTATAGGAGCAAGTGATCCCACCACTTCCAGTCATCAACAACCTTCCAATTTATCTAGGAAACGAGAAGCTACTGATGACCCAGTTCCCGAAACATCCCAGAACCATCATCATCAGAGAAAGAAACAGAATCATCGGATAAGCAATGAAGATCAAGATGGTGAGCAAGCAGCAGTTGAAGTGGTGGCAGGGAAGAGATCAAATGGAAACAAGAAAAGCAATAGTAAAAGCACAGGAAATAATGGGAATAATGGGAATAACAGGGAAGGAAGATGGGCAGAGCATTTGCTTAACCCTTGTGCAGCTGCTATCACTATCGGAAACTTGTCTCGTGTGCAACACCTTCTCTATGTTCTCCATGAGCTAGCTTCGTCCACCGGAGATGCTAACCACCGGCTAGCGTTTTATGGTCTGCGAGCCTTGACACATTACCTATCACCTTCAACAAGTTCTGCCTCTATAGGGCCTATATCTTTTGCTTCCACAGAGCCAAAGTTCTTTCAACGAACTTTACTTAAATTCTATGAGGTTAGTCCTTGGTTTGCATTTCCTAATAACATTGCAAATTCTTCAATCCTTCAAATTCTTGCTCAAGAGCTAGATCACAAGCGCAATCTTCATATTCTTGATATTGGGGTCTCCCATGGTGTCCAATGGCCTACACTTCTTGAGGCCTTAACTCGCCGACCAGGAGGACCTCCTCCTCTTGTACGCATCACAGTCATCACTGCCACTGTCGAAAATGATCAAAACACTGAGACCCCATTTTCAGTAGGCCCTCCAGGAGACAATTTTTCCACAAGACTACTTAGTTTCGCCAAGTCCATGAACATCAACTTGCAAATCAATAGACTCGAAAACCAcccattacaaaatctcaatggACAAGTCATTAACATCAACCCTGAAGAAACCTTAATAGTTTGTGCTCAATTTAGACTCCATCATCTAAATCACAATCCCCCAGATGAAAGAACCGAGTTCTTGAGAATTTTGAAAGGTCTGGAGCCAAAAGGAGTGATAATTAGTGAAAACAACACAGATTGTAGCTGCAATAGTTGTGGGGATTTTGCAACAGGATTTTCGAGAAGAGTGGATTACTTATGGAAGTTTTTGGACTCAACAAGCTCAGCTTTCAAAGGCAGAGAGAGTGAAGAAAGAAGAGTAATGGAAGGAGAGGCAGCCAAAGCATTAACCAATCGCGGAGAGATGAATGAAGGGAAAGAGAAATGGTGCGAAAGGATGAGAGGCGTAGGATTTGTAGGTGAGGTATTTGGAGAGGATACTATTGATGGAGGTCGAGCTTTGTTAAGGAAGTATGACAGTAACTGGGAGATGAGAACAGAAGAAAAAGATGGGTGTATTGGGTTATGGTGGAAAGGGCTGCCGGTTTCTTTCTGTTCATTGTGGAAGCTGGATTTGAAAGGAAATGAGAGTTAA
- the LOC110634252 gene encoding E3 ubiquitin-protein ligase SPL2, translating to MTKDEMVVDLAFETKVLLWSGIVLGSISIGILGYAVVRNWNRWKEWRQQRQSQQQNRADINGNIPQIDADEEIGDLPDGQLCVICLMRRRRSAFIPCGHLVCCQLCAISVEREVSPKCPLCRQAIRNSMRIFEC from the exons ATGACTAAAGATGAAATGGTGGTGGATCTTGCCTTCGAGACAAAAGTACTGCTGTGGAGTGGTATTGTTCTAGGTTCAATTTCAATTGGTATTCTCGGGTATGCAGTTGTGAG GAACTGGAATAGGTGGAAAGAGTGGAGGCAACAGAGACAGTCTCAGCAGCAAAACCGTGCTGATATCAATGGCAATATCCCTCAGATTGATGCAGATGAGGAGATAGGAGACCTGCCTGATGGACAGTTGTGTGTGATTTGCTTGATGAGGAGAAGACGTTCTGCGTTCATTCCATGTGGGCATCTTGTTTGTTGCCAACTCTGTGCTATATCAGTTGAACGTGAGGTGTCACCGAAGTGTCCTCTCTGTCGACAGGCAATTCGAAACTCTATGAGGATATTTGAATGCTGA
- the LOC110634249 gene encoding uncharacterized protein LOC110634249 isoform X2, translating to MIMSSSKHLHCFLFYLSTMLGISQYLASGLYQINRIPSLFNIIDALFTFYFRLCGLKSISIDIDEQTTVRFWTPIYRRFYKPNLVIIHGSGGDTRWQFLQQDRSYVFQAKQMVQGLKRLNLDRFSVYSVSYGAYVAYWMAEMCPRQMEKLVIVSSGIGWNNMEEREKQIRLVGRSPKELFMPATPHDLRLLGNVTLCRGNLLNWVPEFLLQRYLNEISNVNRKEKLELIDHVLANREDNFPIITQETLIIWGDQDKIFPPFLAYRLQRHLGSKARVEIIKDTGHAVYIEAPGDLNRLITTFILGHC from the exons ATGATCATGTCCTCATCAAAGCATTTGCACTGCTTCCTCTTCTACCTTTCAACCATGCTAGGCATTTCTCAATACTTGGCATCCGGTTTATACCAAATAAACCGAATTCCGAGCCTTTTCAATATAATTGATGCACTTTTTACCTTTTACTTCAGGTTGTGTGGTCTTAAATCGATTTCCATTGATATAGATGAACAAACCACTGTACGTTTTTGGACCCCAATTTACAGGAGGTTCTATAAGCCTAATCTAGTCATAATCCATGGCTCTGGTGGCGATACAAGGTGGCAATTTCTCCAGCAG GACAGGAGCTATGTGTTTCAAGCGAAGCAGATGGTACAAGGATTGAAAAGGTTGAATTTGGATAGGTTTTCTGTGTATTCGGTTAGCTATGGAGCGTATGTGGCCTATTGGATGGCTGAGATGTGTCCAAGACAGATGGAGAAGCTTGTGATTGTGAGCAGTGGAATAGGGTGGAATAATATGGAAGAAAGAGAAAAGCAGATTAGGCTTGTTGGGAGGAGTCCAAAAGAGTTGTTTATGCCAGCAACTCCACATGATCTGCGACTTTTAGGAAACGTAACACTATGTAGAGGCAATCTTTTGAATTGGGTTCCTGAATTTCTTCTTCAACGTTATCTCAAT GAAATAAGTAATGTGAACAGGAAGGAGAAATTAGAGCTAATAGATCATGTGTTGGCTAACAGGGAGGATAACTTTCCCATTATAACCCAG GAAACACTTATAATATGGGGTGACCAGGATAAAATCTTCCCACCATTTTTGGCCTATCGGTTACAAAG GCACCTTGGATCAAAGGCGAGAGTAGAAATAATCAAGGACACTGGCCATGCTGTATATATAGAAGCTCCTGGTGATTTGAATCGTTTAATAACAACATTTATTTTAGGTCACTGTTAG
- the LOC110634249 gene encoding uncharacterized protein LOC110634249 isoform X1, whose protein sequence is MIMSSSKHLHCFLFYLSTMLGISQYLASGLYQINRIPSLFNIIDALFTFYFRLCGLKSISIDIDEQTTVRFWTPIYRRFYKPNLVIIHGSGGDTRWQFLQQVGYLSRNFNLYLPDLLFFGNSYSKQQDRSYVFQAKQMVQGLKRLNLDRFSVYSVSYGAYVAYWMAEMCPRQMEKLVIVSSGIGWNNMEEREKQIRLVGRSPKELFMPATPHDLRLLGNVTLCRGNLLNWVPEFLLQRYLNEISNVNRKEKLELIDHVLANREDNFPIITQETLIIWGDQDKIFPPFLAYRLQRHLGSKARVEIIKDTGHAVYIEAPGDLNRLITTFILGHC, encoded by the exons ATGATCATGTCCTCATCAAAGCATTTGCACTGCTTCCTCTTCTACCTTTCAACCATGCTAGGCATTTCTCAATACTTGGCATCCGGTTTATACCAAATAAACCGAATTCCGAGCCTTTTCAATATAATTGATGCACTTTTTACCTTTTACTTCAGGTTGTGTGGTCTTAAATCGATTTCCATTGATATAGATGAACAAACCACTGTACGTTTTTGGACCCCAATTTACAGGAGGTTCTATAAGCCTAATCTAGTCATAATCCATGGCTCTGGTGGCGATACAAGGTGGCAATTTCTCCAGCAGGTGGGTTATCTTTCGCGAAACTTTAACCTTTACTTGCCAGATTTATTGTTCTTTGGCAATTCTTATTCCAAGCAGCAGGACAGGAGCTATGTGTTTCAAGCGAAGCAGATGGTACAAGGATTGAAAAGGTTGAATTTGGATAGGTTTTCTGTGTATTCGGTTAGCTATGGAGCGTATGTGGCCTATTGGATGGCTGAGATGTGTCCAAGACAGATGGAGAAGCTTGTGATTGTGAGCAGTGGAATAGGGTGGAATAATATGGAAGAAAGAGAAAAGCAGATTAGGCTTGTTGGGAGGAGTCCAAAAGAGTTGTTTATGCCAGCAACTCCACATGATCTGCGACTTTTAGGAAACGTAACACTATGTAGAGGCAATCTTTTGAATTGGGTTCCTGAATTTCTTCTTCAACGTTATCTCAAT GAAATAAGTAATGTGAACAGGAAGGAGAAATTAGAGCTAATAGATCATGTGTTGGCTAACAGGGAGGATAACTTTCCCATTATAACCCAG GAAACACTTATAATATGGGGTGACCAGGATAAAATCTTCCCACCATTTTTGGCCTATCGGTTACAAAG GCACCTTGGATCAAAGGCGAGAGTAGAAATAATCAAGGACACTGGCCATGCTGTATATATAGAAGCTCCTGGTGATTTGAATCGTTTAATAACAACATTTATTTTAGGTCACTGTTAG